Part of the bacterium genome is shown below.
GAATATTTCGCCGAATTTAAGTTCATAATTCTTACAAAAAATAATTTGGCTAAACCTGTAGAAATTTTATAAAATTAATGTCAGACGCGAGTTCAATTCTCGCCATTTCCACTAAGAAAATTTATCAATAACTATTAACTACCGCACCAACAATCAAATTACCGCCCTGGAATTGAGAGTAATTGATGAGACCAGCGCCCATTTGGGTGTAATGACAAAAGAGGCGGCTTTAGGTTTGGCTAAGGAAAGAGGTTTGGATTTGATTGAAATTACCTCAACCGCCAAACCGCCTATAGCCCAGATAATCAGTTTTGATAAATTCAGGTATCAGAAAGAAAAAGAATTTAAAAAACAGCGGCTGGCCCAAAGGAAAACCGCTTTTGAGCTGAAACAAGTAAGGATCAGCCCGCGGGCCGCTCAAAACGATTTAGCGACCAAAGCCGGATTGGCGGAAAAATTCCTGCAAACCGGCCATAAAGTGGAAATCCTTTTGCTGTTAAAAGGCCGGGAAAAAGGAAACAAGGATTGGGGCCTTTTAAAACTCCGGGAATTCATTAAAATAATCAAAATCCCCTGCAAGATTACCCTGGAGCCGAGGTTTATCGGCCGAGGATTTGTAGTTCAAATAATTAAAGAATAATCACGATTTAGCGAACACTATAATTATTATGAGAAAAAGTTTATCAAAAAGAATCAGAATAACTAAAAGAGGAAAAATTATAAGGAAAGCCATGGGCCAGGGACATTGCCGGGCCAAAAAAAGCAACACCCAAATAAAAAGAAGGAAGAAACCGAGAGGTATTCTGCATGGCGATAAATTTATTAAAAAACATTTATAAAAACCAAAAATGACCAGAGTCAAAAGAGGAACTCTTTCCGTTAAAAAAAGAGAAAAAATTCTTAAATACACCAAGGGCTTTCACTGGGGCCGGAAAGCTAAAGAAAGAGCCGCCAAAGAAGCCC
Proteins encoded:
- the infC gene encoding translation initiation factor IF-3, whose amino-acid sequence is MNYRTNNQITALELRVIDETSAHLGVMTKEAALGLAKERGLDLIEITSTAKPPIAQIISFDKFRYQKEKEFKKQRLAQRKTAFELKQVRISPRAAQNDLATKAGLAEKFLQTGHKVEILLLLKGREKGNKDWGLLKLREFIKIIKIPCKITLEPRFIGRGFVVQIIKE